One window from the genome of Nicotiana tomentosiformis chromosome 5, ASM39032v3, whole genome shotgun sequence encodes:
- the LOC104086425 gene encoding actin-related protein 5 isoform X2, protein MAELLFESYGVPSVAFGVDAAFSYKYNQQLGICKDIGLAISSGFTTSHVIPFINGEPVYEACCRTNVGGYHVTDYLKQLLSLKHPHHISKLTWEKVEELKMEYCYIAADYASEVQLFQRGDKEAEEKTRCWQLPWTPSPADEPPSEEELARKAALKEKQSQRLREMAEAKRSSKINELENELKGLEFLLEELKDTEDDQIVSFLESRGYTSKREVEAAFAKVTQTLRKAKGEQVPSDEKADASAAEKYYLIDIPDEELSAEQLKEKRRQVFLKSTTEARQRAKQKRLEEELEKEKEKKLEEQKRLENPERYMEQLRAKYKELSEKLEQRKRLKTNGNHANGNNNVSGGVGRGERLNAAQRERMRLLTTAAFDRGKGEDTFGQRDEDWQLYKLMSRDNDDDDSDKPDQDEAELARISSRLLEIDPSFFPGSESGASASEVPRFRPLTKEDFQIILGVERFRCPEVLFNPNLIGIDQSGLDEMVGVSLRRLPTWGQGLGDKMTTSILMTGGSCLYPGMAERLEAGIRMIRPCGTPIKVLRATDPIMDAWRGASTYAAAMQFPQQTFSRMDYYEKGEDWLRRYKFRYRI, encoded by the exons TTTATTAACGGAGAACCTGTCTATGAAGCGTGCTGTCGAACTAATGTTGGTGGATACCATGTCACTGATTATCTGAAGCAGCTTCTTTCACTCAAGCACCCTCATCACAT ATCAAAGCTTACATGGGAAAAGGTTGAAGAACTGAAGATGGAATACTGTTACATAGCCGCAGACTATGCTTCAGAGGTTCAATTATTTCAG AGGGGGGATAAGGAAGCTGAAGAAAAGACCAGATGTTGGCAGCTTCCTTGGACTCCATCACCAGCCGATGAGCCTCCATCAGAAGAAGAACTTGCAAGAAAGGCGGCTTTGAAGGAAAAACAAAGTCAAAGATTGCGTGAGATGGCTGAAGCGAAAAGATCCTCAAAAATAAATGAACTTGAAAATGAATTAAAAGGTTTGGAATTCCTCTTAGAGGAGCTCAAGGACACTGAGGATGACCAAATTGTGTCGTTCCTTGAAAGTAGAGGTTATACTTCTAAACGTGAAGTGGAAGCTGCTTTTGCAAAAGTTACTCAAACACTTCGGAAGGCCAAGGGTGAGCAGGTTCCTAGTGACGAGAAAGCAGATGCTTCTGCAGCTGAGAAGTATTATCTCATTGATATACCTGATGAAGAACTTTCAGCAGAGCAG CTCAAGGAGAAGAGAAGACAAGTGTTCCTGAAGTCCACAACTGAAGCACGGCAGCGAGCTAAACAAAAGCGTTTGGAGGAGGAGTTAGAAAAGGAGAAGGAAAAGAAACTTGAGGAACAAAAGCGCCT GGAAAACCCAGAACGCTATATGGAGCAGTTGCGAGCCAAATACAAAGAGCTGTCGGAAAAACTTGAGCAGCGAAAGCGATTGAAGACAAATGGGAACCATGCAAATGGCAATAATAATGTTTCTGGAGGTGTCGGTCGTGGGGAGAGGTTGAATGCTGCCCAAAGAGAGAGGATGCGCTTGTTAACCACGGCAGCATTTGATCGAGGGAAAGGTGAAGATACTTTTGGTCAAAGGGATGAAGATTGGCAACTCTACAAGCTAATGAGTagagataatgatgatgatgacagTGATAAGCCAGATCAGGATGAAGCTGAGTTGGCTCGCATCTCCTCTAGGCTTCTG GAGATCGATCCTTCGTTTTTCCCAGGATCAGAGTCTGGAGCCTCTGCCTCAGAGGTGCCACGTTTCCGTCCTCTAACAAAGGAGGATTTTCAAATCATACTTGGGGTTGAAAGATTTAGATGTCCTGAAGTTCTATTCAATCCCAACTTAATTGGAATTGACCAGTCAGGGTTGGATGAAATGGTTGGAGTGTCTTTGAGAAGATTGCCTACTTGGGGACAAGGCTTGGGGGATAAAATGACAACTTCAATACTTATGACTGGCGGGAGTTGTCTCTACCCAGGTATGGCTGAGCGCTTGGAAGCAGGAATTCGGATGATCAGGCCATGTGGAACTCCTATAAAGGTTCTCAGAGCAACAGATCCAATTATGGATGCATGGCGAGGTGCTTCAACGTATGCTGCTGCTATGCAATTCCCACAACAAACATTCAGTAGAATGGATTATTATGAAAAAGGTGAAGATTGGCTTCGTAGATATAAGTTCAGATACAGGATCTAA